In a single window of the Pseudobacteroides sp. genome:
- a CDS encoding ATP-binding protein codes for MWYKEFLSRYKAGISHEFLFYFNVRDIVDNFRNIERYIYEEFLKQRNFGIIAFYDISRGLTFFEPGMEREFNKITSNEVAGQYRLMPSKLFPYIDKALKNTKMAIFIDHVEKIIPSGDVGSLSFEERSALIWISGWSVDSKISSVGSGVFMMADNLADVSKEIFKSSYRIEPIIVELPGEQERKDYIEYLLKEDVVKCDVTIDEFAKLSSGLNKKSIKDIKLKAEAEDVPISFEFIKEKKHSVLKKEYGDVLEFIYPEIGFEDIGGMEKAKNYLLKNIINPIKKGDLRRVPMGILLCGPSGTGKTLLVNALAKSSGFNCVKIDMSRILGQYVGESEKNFKKSLLGAQSQQPVIVFVDEIDTAFRRGDNEENGVSRNIFSEFLQFTSNTNNRGKVIFIAATNRPDLLDAALKRAGRFDKKIPILLPEDEERAEIFKIMMAKYKFETDIEDFVPFAKKAENYTGAEIEAVVRKAYELANEDEKENTLITSDILFNALDKCRPNTQQVEFMTLLAIKECDDKDLLSDKYRDMLDNKEVLDESISLVSSYK; via the coding sequence ATGTGGTATAAAGAGTTTTTGAGCAGATATAAAGCAGGAATTTCTCATGAATTCCTTTTTTATTTCAATGTAAGGGATATAGTTGACAATTTTAGAAATATTGAACGATATATATATGAGGAGTTTTTAAAGCAGAGAAATTTCGGAATTATAGCTTTTTATGATATTTCAAGAGGGCTGACATTCTTTGAGCCTGGAATGGAGAGGGAATTTAATAAAATAACTTCAAACGAAGTAGCCGGGCAATATAGGTTGATGCCTTCGAAATTATTTCCATATATAGATAAGGCTCTCAAAAACACAAAAATGGCTATTTTCATAGACCATGTGGAGAAGATAATACCTTCAGGGGATGTGGGCAGCCTGTCTTTTGAAGAGCGTTCTGCTTTGATATGGATCAGTGGCTGGTCGGTAGACTCTAAAATTTCCAGCGTGGGTTCAGGAGTTTTTATGATGGCTGATAATCTTGCTGATGTAAGCAAAGAGATATTCAAGTCTTCATATAGGATTGAGCCTATAATAGTGGAGCTTCCGGGAGAGCAGGAAAGAAAAGATTATATCGAATACTTACTGAAGGAAGATGTTGTAAAATGTGATGTAACAATAGATGAGTTTGCTAAGCTGTCTTCTGGCTTAAACAAAAAATCTATAAAGGATATAAAGCTTAAGGCTGAGGCGGAAGATGTTCCTATAAGCTTTGAGTTTATCAAGGAAAAGAAGCACTCGGTACTCAAAAAGGAATATGGTGATGTATTAGAGTTCATATATCCTGAGATCGGGTTTGAGGATATAGGAGGAATGGAGAAAGCTAAGAATTATCTTCTTAAAAATATTATAAACCCTATCAAGAAGGGTGACTTAAGAAGGGTTCCGATGGGAATACTCCTTTGTGGACCTTCAGGTACGGGTAAAACTCTTCTTGTAAATGCATTGGCAAAGTCAAGCGGATTTAACTGCGTTAAGATTGACATGTCGAGAATTTTAGGCCAATATGTGGGTGAGAGTGAAAAGAATTTTAAAAAGAGCCTTCTTGGAGCTCAGTCTCAACAGCCGGTTATAGTCTTTGTGGATGAGATTGATACCGCATTTAGAAGAGGCGATAATGAAGAAAATGGTGTAAGCAGAAATATATTTAGTGAATTTTTACAGTTCACAAGTAATACAAATAATAGAGGGAAAGTTATATTTATTGCCGCAACCAACAGGCCTGACCTACTGGATGCTGCTCTTAAAAGGGCTGGAAGGTTTGATAAAAAAATTCCTATTCTGCTTCCGGAAGACGAGGAGAGAGCTGAAATCTTTAAAATAATGATGGCGAAGTATAAGTTTGAAACAGACATTGAGGATTTTGTACCTTTTGCAAAGAAGGCGGAAAACTATACAGGAGCTGAAATAGAGGCGGTTGTGAGAAAGGCCTATGAGCTTGCAAATGAGGATGAAAAGGAAAATACCTTGATAACAAGTGACATACTTTTTAATGCTCTCGATAAGTGCAGGCCAAATACACAGCAGGTTGAATTCATGACACTTTTGGCAATTAAGGAATGTGATGACAAAGACCTGCTAAGCGACAAATACAGGGATATGCTGGACAACAAAGAAGTGCTTGACGAAAGTATATCATTGGTATCGTCTTATAAATAG
- a CDS encoding heavy metal-associated domain-containing protein, producing METVNFNIPSLSCSACTDKITEDLKSLKGVTNINTDLKSQMVNIDYNPDEIKPQEIKKHIYQMGFEVF from the coding sequence ATGGAAACCGTAAACTTTAATATCCCATCATTATCATGCAGTGCATGTACCGACAAGATTACAGAAGATTTAAAGTCCTTAAAAGGAGTCACCAATATCAATACTGATTTAAAATCACAGATGGTTAATATAGATTACAACCCTGATGAAATAAAGCCCCAGGAAATAAAGAAACATATATACCAAATGGGATTTGAAGTATTCTAG
- a CDS encoding DUF3794 and LysM peptidoglycan-binding domain-containing protein: MSLDAVKESFRVIDSVSEESIQTVVENDVIVPDVKPDIMRILLLDGEIAISSTDISNDRISISGNIKYKILYISDDENSSIKSINTNAPFYSDVNMSNVRAGMIPVVKGDIEHIEYNLLNGRKANLKAIIKIDVKLLNEADKEVICDLKGYEDIQVLKENVNLNNYIGQNKADILVEDSLEVPSGKPAIKEILRNDVKIINKDYKISDNKINVKGELNISTLYIADDEQGSFQSMEHEIPFSKSIDMEGAGENSNCYLDYNVLDYRFEAGEDSDGELRYLNGEVSLEVNGRCYDKKCLSVISDAYTPQTIIEFEREDLIVEDAAMENKSQIILKDTIAINEDSPDIQEVFNVMCSPILSEFKLFEDKAVVEGYIRVNLLYLSNNADDPVSCFQQEVPFRQNIDMKGIKPDMKCDVTMDIEHYNYSVVSVSEVEIRLAIGLNILGLNKQTVPFMVSASEKSVEDIKRNRRPSMTIYYTQQGDNLWKIAKRYFTTIEEIRKFNNISDKDGLLPGQQIIIPQKIVCS; this comes from the coding sequence ATGTCTCTTGATGCTGTAAAGGAATCTTTTAGGGTTATTGATTCAGTTAGCGAAGAATCGATACAAACGGTTGTTGAAAACGATGTGATAGTACCCGATGTCAAACCCGACATTATGAGAATTTTGCTGTTAGACGGTGAAATTGCCATAAGCAGTACGGATATATCAAACGATAGGATAAGTATTTCCGGAAACATAAAGTACAAGATACTGTATATTTCGGATGATGAGAACTCAAGTATAAAAAGCATTAATACCAATGCCCCCTTTTACTCAGATGTAAATATGTCAAACGTTAGAGCCGGTATGATACCGGTAGTAAAGGGTGATATTGAGCATATTGAATACAATCTTTTAAACGGCAGAAAAGCTAACTTGAAAGCAATTATAAAAATAGATGTAAAGCTCCTTAATGAAGCTGATAAAGAAGTAATATGCGATCTTAAAGGGTATGAAGACATACAGGTTTTAAAGGAGAATGTGAATTTAAATAATTATATAGGGCAAAACAAAGCGGATATTTTGGTTGAAGACAGTCTTGAAGTTCCATCAGGAAAACCAGCTATAAAGGAAATCTTGAGGAATGATGTTAAGATAATTAACAAGGATTATAAGATATCTGACAATAAGATAAATGTAAAGGGAGAACTTAATATCTCCACCTTATATATTGCAGATGATGAACAGGGAAGCTTTCAGTCAATGGAGCATGAGATCCCCTTCTCCAAATCCATTGATATGGAAGGTGCAGGAGAAAATTCGAATTGTTATTTGGATTATAACGTACTTGATTACAGATTTGAGGCAGGAGAAGACAGTGACGGTGAGCTGAGGTATCTAAACGGTGAAGTATCATTAGAAGTTAACGGCCGCTGCTATGACAAAAAATGCTTGTCTGTTATTTCAGATGCATATACACCGCAAACTATTATTGAATTCGAAAGGGAAGATTTGATAGTTGAAGATGCTGCAATGGAAAATAAAAGCCAGATTATTTTAAAGGACACGATAGCTATTAATGAGGATAGCCCCGATATTCAAGAAGTATTTAATGTCATGTGCAGTCCAATCCTTAGCGAGTTCAAACTTTTCGAAGATAAGGCAGTTGTAGAAGGGTATATAAGGGTTAACCTGCTTTACTTATCAAATAATGCCGATGATCCTGTATCTTGCTTCCAACAGGAAGTGCCTTTCAGACAAAATATTGATATGAAAGGCATAAAGCCTGACATGAAATGTGATGTGACAATGGATATTGAGCACTATAACTATAGTGTTGTGTCAGTGAGCGAAGTGGAAATAAGGTTGGCTATAGGTCTTAATATATTAGGCTTAAATAAGCAAACAGTTCCCTTCATGGTTTCTGCTTCAGAAAAGAGCGTTGAGGACATTAAGAGAAACCGTAGACCCAGTATGACAATTTATTATACACAGCAGGGTGATAACCTCTGGAAAATTGCAAAAAGGTATTTCACAACAATAGAGGAGATAAGGAAGTTTAATAATATTAGTGACAAGGATGGATTATTGCCGGGACAGCAGATAATTATTCCCCAAAAAATAGTTTGCAGCTAA
- a CDS encoding GntR family transcriptional regulator, translated as MHSKLSKINLNNYKPLRDVIFDSLREAIIAGELKPGERLMEVQLAEKMGVSRTPVREAIRKLELEGWVVMTARKGASVANLSVKDIMDVLEVRAALDGEAAFLSAVRIREDELKEIKNIEALFEKSVEKGNFQDIVKKDVEFHEVIYKSSRNDKLMQIVSNLREQVHRFRIIYTKDYSITQNLVKEHIEILEAIASRDAKKAQKAAYAHIENQKEAIVKSIKKT; from the coding sequence ATGCATAGCAAGTTATCTAAAATCAATCTAAATAATTATAAACCGCTAAGAGATGTTATTTTTGATTCTTTAAGAGAAGCAATCATAGCTGGTGAATTAAAACCCGGGGAGCGACTAATGGAGGTTCAGCTGGCTGAAAAGATGGGGGTAAGCAGGACTCCGGTTAGGGAAGCTATAAGAAAGCTTGAGCTTGAGGGTTGGGTTGTCATGACAGCGAGAAAAGGAGCAAGTGTAGCAAATCTCTCTGTTAAGGACATTATGGATGTTCTGGAGGTAAGAGCTGCATTGGATGGTGAAGCAGCCTTTTTATCTGCTGTAAGGATAAGGGAAGATGAATTAAAAGAGATAAAAAACATAGAAGCACTGTTTGAGAAAAGTGTGGAAAAGGGTAATTTTCAAGACATTGTAAAAAAGGATGTTGAGTTTCACGAAGTTATTTATAAGTCTTCCAGGAACGATAAGCTTATGCAGATAGTAAGCAATTTAAGAGAACAGGTTCACAGGTTCAGAATAATTTACACAAAAGATTACAGTATTACACAAAACCTTGTAAAAGAGCATATTGAAATATTGGAGGCAATAGCTTCAAGAGACGCAAAAAAAGCACAAAAAGCTGCATATGCACATATAGAAAATCAAAAAGAAGCAATAGTTAAATCAATTAAAAAAACATGA
- the nadA gene encoding quinolinate synthase NadA, translating to MDKNDLKKRIIELKEKRNAVIVAHNYQVDEVQEIADIVGDSFALSKYCASVNKDVIVFCGVHFMAESAKILSPEKTVLLPEIDAGCPMADMVTAEGLIEVKKKHPDAVVVCYINSSAEVKAESDICCTSSNAVDIIKKIKEKDIIFAPDQNLANFVAKQVPEKNIIPWKGFCITHHKIKADDVVKIKELHKDSLLLVHPECKPEIVELADFAGSTKQIIDYATESKHTKFIIGTEMGVLYKLKKQNPEKTFYLMSQGLICPNMKKTSLLSVYNSLNEMKYEINVSEDIRVRAINSLDRMLELS from the coding sequence ATGGATAAGAATGACTTAAAGAAAAGAATAATTGAGCTAAAAGAAAAAAGAAATGCTGTTATTGTTGCACATAATTATCAGGTTGACGAGGTGCAGGAGATAGCAGATATCGTGGGTGATTCATTTGCACTGAGTAAGTATTGTGCATCTGTTAATAAAGATGTCATTGTATTTTGTGGGGTACACTTTATGGCGGAAAGTGCCAAAATTCTAAGCCCCGAAAAAACAGTGCTTCTTCCGGAGATTGATGCTGGCTGTCCTATGGCTGACATGGTTACGGCAGAAGGATTGATTGAGGTGAAAAAGAAGCACCCTGATGCAGTAGTTGTTTGTTATATCAATTCCTCTGCGGAAGTTAAGGCAGAGAGTGATATATGCTGTACCTCTTCCAATGCAGTTGATATCATTAAAAAAATAAAGGAAAAGGATATTATATTTGCACCGGACCAAAACCTGGCCAACTTTGTAGCAAAGCAAGTTCCTGAAAAAAATATTATACCATGGAAGGGTTTTTGTATTACACATCATAAAATAAAGGCTGATGATGTAGTTAAAATAAAAGAGCTTCACAAAGACAGTCTTTTGCTTGTTCATCCCGAGTGCAAACCGGAAATTGTTGAGTTGGCGGATTTTGCAGGAAGTACCAAGCAAATAATAGATTATGCTACCGAATCAAAGCATACTAAGTTTATAATTGGAACGGAAATGGGGGTTTTATATAAGCTTAAAAAGCAAAACCCCGAAAAAACATTTTATCTTATGTCCCAAGGGTTGATTTGCCCAAACATGAAGAAAACTTCGCTTTTAAGTGTGTATAATTCGCTTAATGAAATGAAGTATGAGATTAATGTTTCTGAAGATATAAGAGTAAGGGCTATAAATTCTCTTGATAGGATGCTTGAATTAAGCTAA
- a CDS encoding Veg family protein, with product MIEKGDLFQIKRDIETCIGEKVQLKANKGRKKTFIREGVLENTYSSIFIVKFENEYEATRRVSYSYTDILTKAVELVVCKDNKRIQVS from the coding sequence ATGATTGAGAAGGGTGATTTGTTTCAGATTAAGAGGGATATTGAAACCTGCATAGGCGAAAAAGTTCAGTTAAAAGCAAACAAAGGCAGAAAAAAGACGTTTATAAGAGAAGGCGTACTTGAAAACACCTATTCCAGCATCTTCATAGTAAAGTTTGAGAATGAATACGAAGCTACCAGAAGAGTATCATACAGTTACACAGATATACTAACTAAGGCAGTAGAATTGGTAGTTTGTAAGGACAACAAGAGAATTCAAGTCAGCTGA
- a CDS encoding accessory gene regulator B family protein — MRLINGLAYRCSNMLMNQLKENHEKRRVYYYGFIIVFGAILKGLIIFSVSFLLGVLLPTLFIVLMFGSVRMIIGGSHLDKYWRCIFTSMSFFILISLASKYSLNYWNSASIAVFVAVTFIIALSGILKWAPSDSPNRPITNEIEKKRFRTLSILYSFLWVILISCVLILNITGRLSDSSKIYIIAACFTFLLAIFAISPAGYKFFRFVSGKKAKVKL; from the coding sequence ATGAGATTAATTAACGGTCTTGCCTATCGTTGTTCAAACATGTTGATGAATCAGCTAAAAGAAAATCATGAAAAGAGAAGAGTATATTATTACGGCTTTATAATAGTTTTTGGGGCAATTTTAAAGGGATTGATTATTTTTTCCGTTTCATTTCTCTTAGGTGTATTACTACCCACATTATTTATTGTATTAATGTTTGGTTCGGTAAGAATGATTATCGGTGGGAGTCATCTGGACAAATACTGGAGGTGCATATTCACATCAATGTCATTTTTTATTCTTATAAGTTTAGCGTCAAAATACTCATTGAATTATTGGAATAGTGCAAGTATTGCTGTTTTTGTTGCAGTAACCTTTATAATTGCACTTTCAGGGATATTGAAATGGGCACCTTCAGACTCGCCAAACAGGCCTATAACCAATGAAATAGAAAAAAAGAGATTTAGAACGCTATCTATTTTATATTCTTTTCTATGGGTTATCTTAATTTCATGTGTACTTATTTTAAATATTACCGGGAGACTTTCAGATTCATCCAAGATATATATCATTGCTGCATGTTTTACCTTCCTACTTGCTATTTTTGCTATAAGCCCAGCCGGATACAAATTCTTTAGATTTGTAAGCGGTAAAAAAGCTAAAGTTAAACTTTAG
- the nadC gene encoding carboxylating nicotinate-nucleotide diphosphorylase: MLNRFELDEFIKAALKEDIALGDITTDSLIEQSSVSNAVYIAKDDGIVAGLFVSERVFKILDEGIEFVRKVNDGERVKKGDIIAEIRGNTSALLKAERTSLNYLQHLSGIATKTDTFAERLKGLKTKVVDTRKTTPGLRALEKYAVKMGGGSNHRFCLSDGVLIKDNHIKAAGGIKAAIEKVRANIPHTIKIEVETESIEQVQEALAAKADIIMLDNMSLDEMKNAVNLIDGRAAVEASGNVNLESIRKIAETGVDIISVGELTHTVKAFDISMRFV; this comes from the coding sequence ATGTTAAACAGGTTTGAACTTGATGAGTTTATAAAGGCAGCTTTGAAGGAGGATATTGCATTAGGTGATATAACTACCGACAGTCTTATTGAACAAAGCTCTGTTTCCAATGCGGTTTATATAGCAAAAGATGATGGTATAGTTGCGGGATTATTTGTATCTGAAAGAGTCTTTAAGATTCTAGATGAAGGGATTGAGTTTGTAAGAAAGGTCAATGACGGAGAGCGGGTCAAAAAGGGGGATATAATAGCCGAAATAAGAGGGAATACATCAGCATTATTAAAAGCTGAAAGGACCTCTTTAAACTACTTACAGCATCTTTCAGGCATAGCGACCAAGACCGATACGTTTGCGGAGAGATTAAAGGGTCTTAAGACCAAGGTTGTGGATACAAGAAAGACTACACCAGGCTTAAGAGCACTGGAGAAGTATGCTGTTAAAATGGGAGGCGGTTCAAATCATAGATTTTGCCTTTCTGACGGTGTTCTTATAAAGGATAATCACATAAAAGCAGCAGGAGGGATAAAAGCTGCTATAGAAAAAGTACGGGCAAATATTCCCCACACTATTAAAATTGAGGTTGAAACTGAATCAATTGAACAGGTTCAGGAAGCTCTTGCGGCAAAAGCGGACATTATAATGCTTGATAATATGAGTCTTGATGAGATGAAGAATGCTGTAAATCTGATTGATGGAAGGGCGGCTGTCGAGGCATCAGGTAATGTTAATTTGGAGTCTATTCGTAAAATAGCTGAAACAGGTGTAGATATAATATCAGTGGGTGAACTGACCCATACGGTTAAGGCTTTTGATATTTCAATGAGATTTGTTTAA
- the ispE gene encoding 4-(cytidine 5'-diphospho)-2-C-methyl-D-erythritol kinase: protein MDKVEHKARAKINLSLDVLRRREDGYHDLRMIMQTLELHDLVCIEKTGRLIEIECESAYIPEGEGNIAYRAAKLIMDEYGVKSGVKINIKKNIPVAAGLAGGSTDAAAVLKGINNLFELGIQIDELARIGKKIGADVPYCLYGGTMLAEGIGDVLTRLSPLDGLHIILVKPKIGVSTAYVYNNLMLDKVENRPDTELIMEAVKNKNLKVLAANMRNVLETVTEVKYNIISEIKEKLINKGAAGSMMSGSGPTVFGIFESKANAQEAFDSMKSTRWDCFLTQTINEEML, encoded by the coding sequence ATGGACAAAGTTGAGCATAAAGCCCGAGCAAAGATTAATTTGTCTCTTGATGTTTTAAGACGAAGAGAAGACGGATATCATGATCTGAGGATGATTATGCAGACCCTTGAGCTGCATGATCTGGTATGTATTGAGAAGACTGGAAGGCTGATAGAGATTGAGTGCGAAAGTGCTTACATACCTGAAGGTGAAGGCAATATTGCATATAGAGCCGCCAAGCTTATCATGGATGAGTATGGCGTAAAAAGCGGTGTTAAAATTAATATAAAGAAAAATATTCCTGTTGCAGCAGGACTTGCAGGAGGTAGTACAGACGCTGCCGCTGTTTTAAAGGGCATCAATAATTTATTTGAGCTGGGGATACAAATAGATGAACTTGCCAGAATAGGCAAAAAAATTGGTGCCGATGTTCCTTATTGCTTATACGGAGGAACAATGCTTGCTGAAGGTATCGGAGATGTTTTGACAAGGCTTTCGCCTTTGGACGGGTTGCACATTATTTTGGTAAAACCTAAAATTGGTGTGTCAACAGCCTATGTATATAACAATTTAATGCTTGATAAGGTTGAAAATAGGCCTGATACGGAGCTTATTATGGAAGCTGTAAAGAATAAAAACTTAAAGGTCCTAGCAGCAAATATGAGAAATGTATTGGAGACAGTTACAGAAGTCAAATATAATATAATCTCAGAAATAAAAGAAAAGCTTATAAATAAAGGTGCGGCAGGCAGTATGATGAGCGGAAGCGGACCCACTGTGTTCGGCATATTTGAGAGCAAGGCAAACGCACAAGAGGCCTTTGATTCTATGAAGAGTACCAGATGGGATTGCTTTCTCACACAAACAATTAACGAGGAGATGCTTTGA
- a CDS encoding chemotaxis protein CheX → MNVSELFVPFPNSVKKIIYQMSEVSVNYEGSFYVENDDIVSYGVCSLISFSGILKGRLLIDMEPQLALAIAQNINGTSFTSVKDEMVLASISELNNIIAGDGITEINNSMNLKLRLAPPIVFTGNSPIICIPKISSQSLNCTTQYGKLKINVAFERSR, encoded by the coding sequence ATGAATGTATCGGAGTTGTTTGTGCCCTTTCCAAACAGTGTAAAAAAAATTATTTATCAGATGAGTGAAGTATCTGTTAATTATGAGGGCAGCTTTTATGTTGAAAATGATGATATTGTTTCCTATGGTGTTTGTTCGCTGATTTCTTTCTCAGGAATATTAAAGGGAAGGCTTTTAATAGACATGGAGCCGCAGCTAGCCCTTGCTATAGCTCAAAACATCAACGGAACATCCTTTACATCTGTAAAGGATGAGATGGTCCTTGCATCAATTTCAGAGTTAAATAATATTATTGCAGGAGATGGAATTACTGAGATAAATAACAGCATGAACCTGAAGCTAAGGCTTGCACCTCCTATAGTTTTTACAGGAAATAGTCCAATAATATGTATACCTAAGATTTCTTCCCAATCTCTAAACTGTACAACTCAATACGGCAAGTTGAAGATCAATGTTGCATTTGAAAGGAGTAGATAG
- a CDS encoding chemotaxis protein CheX, with product MDVKYINPFLQALIKVLGEYGVDNVTKSGLKKKEKMKVDMDITSVIGLIGGAKGNIAYSFSEETAMKIASAMMMGQPVDTMDVLARSAISELTNMVTGTACGIMSENGLSIDLTPPSLIFGKDIYFIISSVETICLEMDTGCGKVEINIGLEM from the coding sequence ATGGACGTTAAATATATTAATCCGTTTTTACAGGCCTTAATTAAAGTACTTGGAGAATATGGGGTAGATAACGTAACAAAGAGCGGACTCAAAAAGAAGGAGAAAATGAAGGTTGATATGGATATAACATCGGTAATAGGTTTGATAGGCGGGGCAAAAGGAAATATAGCATACTCCTTTTCAGAGGAAACAGCTATGAAGATCGCTTCTGCAATGATGATGGGACAACCTGTAGATACAATGGATGTGCTTGCCAGAAGTGCTATTAGTGAATTAACGAACATGGTAACGGGTACAGCCTGTGGAATTATGTCTGAGAATGGACTATCAATTGACCTGACACCTCCATCTCTCATATTTGGTAAAGATATTTACTTCATAATAAGTTCAGTTGAAACAATATGCTTGGAAATGGATACAGGATGTGGGAAAGTTGAGATAAATATAGGCCTGGAGATGTGA
- the nadB gene encoding L-aspartate oxidase encodes MNDFRYLINFDSNQIETEYHDVIIIGSGIAGVYTALEIPEEYDVAIVTKETIDISNSVLAQGGIAVSLDKEDSPELHFKDTIVAGVGLCDEESVWVLVKEAASNIECICKYGVNFDKKGEDLALTREGAHSKNRIIHAGDTTGKEVCDKLIAEVRTRRNVVIKERAFAIDLVTENNECKGILVFDEDTGALKLFLSHFVVCATGGFGQIYKNTTNPEVATGDGIAIAYRAGAELMDMEFIQFHPTVLYHPENKSFLISEAVRGEGALLLNNKGQRFMPGYHELCELAPRDIVSRAIFEEMRKTNSTNVYLDISFKDKEYLESRFPNILRTCLSYGIDITKDTIPVSPAEHYCMGGIRTDVFGRTNIKGFYSCGEAACTGIHGANRLASNSLLEGLVFGHKISDLVKEKLKAKGRRAVNISISYSSDRKKIQLDKKEIKNNIQEIMTKYVGIIRDEQGLLHASNVMNGYYDMIKNMEYSAIEDFELHNIVLLSKLVIESALERRESRGAHFRSDYSKTDNENWQKNIIKKINSNI; translated from the coding sequence TTGAATGATTTCAGATATTTGATAAACTTTGATTCTAACCAAATAGAAACAGAATACCATGATGTAATTATTATAGGTAGTGGAATAGCGGGTGTATATACAGCCCTTGAAATTCCAGAGGAATATGATGTTGCTATTGTGACAAAAGAAACTATCGATATAAGCAATTCAGTTCTTGCACAAGGCGGTATTGCTGTTTCACTTGATAAGGAGGATTCTCCGGAACTTCACTTCAAGGACACAATTGTTGCAGGTGTAGGCCTGTGTGATGAAGAAAGCGTATGGGTTCTTGTGAAGGAAGCTGCATCAAACATAGAGTGTATTTGTAAGTATGGAGTCAACTTTGATAAAAAGGGCGAGGATCTGGCACTAACAAGAGAGGGTGCCCACAGCAAAAACAGAATTATTCATGCAGGTGATACAACAGGCAAGGAAGTCTGCGATAAGCTTATTGCCGAAGTTAGAACGCGTAGGAATGTTGTTATAAAAGAAAGGGCTTTTGCTATTGACCTGGTTACAGAAAACAATGAGTGTAAGGGTATTTTGGTATTTGATGAGGATACAGGAGCCTTGAAATTGTTCTTATCTCATTTTGTTGTGTGTGCCACAGGAGGGTTTGGTCAGATTTATAAGAACACCACTAACCCTGAGGTTGCTACAGGGGATGGCATTGCGATTGCTTATAGAGCAGGAGCGGAGCTTATGGATATGGAGTTTATTCAATTTCACCCTACGGTTCTATATCATCCCGAAAATAAAAGTTTTCTCATATCTGAAGCTGTTAGAGGTGAAGGTGCTCTGCTTCTAAATAACAAGGGGCAAAGGTTCATGCCTGGCTACCATGAATTATGTGAATTAGCACCAAGGGATATTGTTTCAAGGGCAATTTTTGAGGAAATGCGGAAAACCAATTCTACCAATGTGTATCTTGATATTTCATTTAAGGACAAAGAATATCTTGAGAGTCGTTTCCCAAATATTTTAAGGACATGTCTTAGCTATGGGATAGATATAACTAAAGATACAATTCCTGTATCCCCTGCAGAGCATTACTGTATGGGAGGTATTAGAACAGACGTATTTGGAAGGACCAACATAAAAGGGTTTTATTCATGTGGTGAGGCTGCTTGTACCGGTATACACGGTGCGAATCGCTTAGCAAGCAATTCACTGCTTGAAGGACTGGTATTCGGTCATAAAATTAGCGATCTTGTGAAGGAAAAATTAAAGGCTAAGGGAAGAAGAGCAGTCAATATATCGATAAGTTATTCCAGTGATAGGAAAAAAATCCAATTGGATAAAAAAGAAATAAAGAATAATATCCAGGAAATTATGACTAAGTATGTGGGTATTATTAGGGACGAACAAGGGCTTTTGCATGCATCCAACGTTATGAACGGCTACTATGATATGATAAAAAATATGGAGTATTCTGCAATTGAGGATTTTGAACTACACAATATAGTTCTTTTATCAAAGCTGGTTATTGAATCGGCTTTGGAAAGAAGGGAAAGCAGAGGAGCACATTTTAGGTCTGACTATAGTAAAACGGATAATGAAAATTGGCAAAAGAACATAATAAAAAAGATTAATTCTAATATTTGA